In the genome of Trypanosoma brucei gambiense DAL972 chromosome 4, complete sequence, the window aaaaggaagaaaagggggaaagatgggccatacGCGGCCCAATCAAATAAAATTAGATAGCGATAAGCTTGAGGATCAAAGCCTCAGCAACGGCAACCCTTTCACTCTAGACAGAGATGCACGAAGGGGTGTGAAACTAAAcgagtttttttcttcttacaattaaaaagggagaaatgaaAATGTTTATACGAGCAACTTCGCTCAACAGCGCCGCCTCCTCCAAGCAAATACTATTCTCGCCATAAAGACCAACAAGACAAAGAAACCGTGGGGAGCAAAGCACCTCAAGGATTACCTTCGACCTCAGGCAGCGCGGTCTTGCGGTAGCGTGCGTAATACAGGACTGTTATTGCTGCAGTGATGGCAACCAGCAAAGCATCCACCGCTCCAAGAGCAATGAGTGGCACTCTCAAGCGGAGCATACCCGATACCATTCGAGACTGCTGCGTCACATCGGCGCCCTCGTCGTGTCCTCCTTCATGGGGCTTCTTCGCACTTTCATTACGACCTTCGTCGTTGTCGTCATCATCTGCTCTGTGGCCTTCTGTATTATTTCGCGGGGCAAGAAAGAAGGTGACGTTAGATACATCGCTTGCGATAAAAAGGTGCCTGGAGCCCGCGCAGCTTGTGTGATGGACACCTTCTTCTGTTGTACAGAAGTCAACAATTTGTGTTGTCACAACTAGTTCTGAGATATTGTTGGATTTGACGCCAACCGTATGCATGGCGCGTCCGACGGCGATGTTTCCACTAAACGCTTCTCCCACCGTGGTGACATTTCCATGGCATTTGAACGTTACCTTCACTGCGAGGCGCATTCTCTCAACCACCCGCTTCATTAGCTTACCCAACTCCTTTGCTTTCGCCCCGTTGGTCCAAACTGACCTCTTAAGAATATGCCACATCGCATTTGTGAGCGGCGTGTATGCATGTGTGCCGATGCGTACAGAGACGTCCTGCCCATGAGTGACGCAGAGAGCGATGCCAACACTGCCAGGGTCGTTACGCACCTCGCTCGTGCAGTTCGCAAGTTGCTCAACTGCCATTGCATTCGCTGATGATTGCTGCACGGGGAGGGCAGTGTTCCTCAACTCCGCTACAGGGGGTAAAACCAGCAGTGTGCCCGCCTGCACCACAGGTGAGTCGCTATACTTTGGGTTTACCACCTTCGTGCTGAAGTTGCACTGGTCTCCACCGAACGCCGCTGAGGTGTCCAGACTGATTGTAGTATTCGATGTGGTGAAGATGTACGTGTTGCGCTCCACTGGGAGGTCGACAAGCTCAGTCTTGGAAGAATTACTCTGTGTGGATGTTATGACTGCTTTAAACTCCGTTAGCCCCTTTGTGCACTCAATCAGCACTTTTACTTGGTCTCCATCCTCAGCATTCGGTGGCGCTTTCACCACAAGCAAAGGCACCAACTGGCCATTGTCCCTATTGGCAACCCTGACGCCCATCGGCCCGCCAAGCCACTTCCACTTAGCTTTTATTGGATACCGCCCCCTTTTGGTCATGCAGCCCATGAGGGTTGGGTAGGAGGCACTGCTGCAGCGACAACCACCCTCACCGTCGCTGAAGGATCCCGGCGGGCAGACGACACACGGCTCTCGTGTGCTCCAAAGGTTTCCACTCGCACGAGTAAAGCCCCACGGACATGGCGTTCCTGCATAGGATTCCATCCCTTCTCCTCCAGCGACCCACTTATATTTGCTGggaggtgcttcattgtcgGTGGATTTCATTCGAGATTGGTTATACGCCGGTGAATAACAATCGAAGAGTGAGGGTTGCGGCGGCAAACCGTCCCTACCGGTGATGCGGAGGATACTACGAGTCACGCATTCGGCGAGTGCCAGACCGCCCCCAAACCTCCCCGTTTCCGCTGAATGGTCGAGTGTATAATTGAGAATGTATGCGAACTGCTTCATGGTGTAACTGCGGTACTTGGGACTCATTGTAGTTACGGTGCTAAGTTCCTCGAATCGAGCCCAAGGCCAGAGTGTTTCCGTATTAGCTTCACCCGTTATGTTTTGATACAACAGACGTACAGGGAAGTCATCGTGTAGCATCATTGCAACGGCAAGCGACACCGCTGCGCAGGGGAGGTGACTAACATTAGGATAACGCTCCTTGCTGCTCTCGTTCACCTTTGTTCCACGAAAGAAGGTTAGCAACTCTGAATACGAGCGACCGTGAACGCCAGGGATGTACAAATTACGATCTGTTATAGGCATCCAATCGTCTATCCTTTCCGCAACGTTACAACAGACGTCCATTGAAAGCAAAGTTCCATTACCGACGGCTGTGAAGGTGGGAACCTGGCGGTCCACTTTCCCAATGGACGTCTTCAGCCACTGCTTAAcaattttccattttcgcATTGCGGCAGAATAGGCTTCCTTCACCATCTGTGTCCCCCTAGCGCTCACGGCGTGGCGAAAGGCTTGCTGGTCCTCTTCGGTAGTGTTCAGCTTCCACCCTCGACGTGCAATTTCAAACAACTCAGCCCCCGCCTTGTTGAACTCCTTGTTTAACCGAATAGCGCGGCGCAACTCCTCACGCTGCGGGCGGATGTACAAAATATCTTCAACAAGAACGCTAGCCCCGTTTTCAAACACTTTTGTCGATTCGGCCACCGGACTCCTCTGGTTCACACGGTACGCCCAATACATTGTGGAGCTCTCAATATCCATTCCGCACTGTTTCGGCAGCGACTGCAGCGATGCGGCACAAACTTCTCCATCGTCGTCGTACTTCGTGTAGCAGCCCTCTACCATATTAAGATCCAACATGGTGCCGCTCCATGGCATCCCTTGTTGCACCCTTCTGTGCATGCTGTCTAACTTCTTCAAAGTAATGGGAAATACCATACGCGGTGTGATATTGGCTGTTGTTCCGCACACCGCCGCCCCACTCTCGCCGTTGCCTGAAGTGTAGAGGAGTCCGTCATCATACGCCAGTAAGGGCGCGATGTTTGACTCTACAAGTTCTTCCACTTCCGGCACAAATCCATCATAGTGCAGAATATCCACAGCCTTCACGACGACGCTGCCAAACAACAGAAGCAACGCGAGGGACGGTGACATCATGATGAAGTAAGCGAATAAATTTCCACGTGTGTGTCTCGTTAACGAGATCTCCTCTCTCCTCGTATTAATGCACTGTTAAGGCTGTGCTTCTTATATATGCCTCCCACCCTAATTACACTTATCTCAGGAAATCTGGCGGGAAggcagaaaaaggaaataacatgGAAATGACTGAATGTGAAGCGCACGGTGGTAGTAATGGTAAAGCAGCaatacaaaaataattttCAGCTACCAGCGGTACAAAGCAATACGCAAAACCAATTTGAAGAAGCCATCTAAACGAAtccacaaaaggaaaaaaaataatgaagtCAAAGAGGTGAGAAACAATACCTCTCTGCATgtcgggttagggttagagTGCGCGGGTGCACACATTATAATAGCATATAAAACAAATATTTCTGTGAGGAGTGTATAGTGGGTGGAGCGTGTTTatgatgacaataataaagaaataagatATATGTGTCCACAGCAAGAGTGGAGGTCCGCCGCTAgtgggttagggttagggacGGAGGTTACTCCTAGTTCTTCCTCGCCTTTCGCTTACTGATGTGAGTTCATGCTTGCCAGCAAAATGTTACGCAGgtcctcattttcctcctgtgCGCCACTTTAAGAACTTTTCCAGCTCTTCCGAAGTGGTAGTGGGCGGGAATTCACGGAGCGCGCACTCAAAATTCTCCCTACACACTGCCGGTACGTGTAGTGCCGCCGTAGGCACAGTTTCAATTGGTCGCGcgccttcttcatcttcgtCGCAAAGTACGTACTGCGGGCTGCCGCTGCTCGACTTTTGTGAAACCAATTCATTGTCAGTCGGGGCGCTGTTACTCACAGTAGTGGTGGAAGGTCTGATAGGCTTTGCATACCCCGCCATTGAAATCTTCTGTATAGGTTCCATGACGGCACGTCGCGTTATGCGGCAAATATCTGATGCTGAGTATCCCTCAGTGGAGTTGACGAGCCACTGGATGTCCTCCTCACCAAGTTCACTTGGCACATGCCGCAGTTCCTCAACAATAAGTCGGAACCGCGCCGCCGAGGGCGGAAGCCCCACAAAGACGAGTTGGTCAAAACGCCGAAGAATAGCGCTGTCAAGTCCCCAAGGAATGTTGGTGGCTGCTATAAGCGTGATTCCATCCACATGCGATTTTTGCATGCGCAGAAGCAGTTCAGTTTTTACTCGCCGAGATGCTTCGCTCTCCCCGGCCCCGCCCCGTACGCCACCTATCGCGTCGATCTCGTCAAGAAATAGAACGCAGCGGGGGAAGGAGGCGGCCACCTCGAAAACGCGCCGCACCTGTCGCTCCGAATCCCCAATCCACTTGCTCAAAATGTCTGCTGATGACACGGTAAGCAGTGGTGCTGCATACTCAGCCGCGGCCGCCGCAGCAAGCAGCGTCTTGCCTGTACCTGGTGGGCCGTAAAGGAGAATATGCCGGGGCGGGTGCCGTTTACCTTGAAACAGATGAGGGAATCGTAGTGGGAGCACCGTTGCTCGTTTCAAGGCAGCAATGGCGTCCTCACAGCCACTCACGTCAACCCACCGGACCCTGTTGGTATTTCCATGCTCTTTGAGCCCATCGACACTTCCCGGTGGGTACAAAATGGCGGCTCCAagctcctccacttcctGTTCACAGCTGGAGACTGATGGTTTTGCCTCCATCTCGTACTGCTGAAGTTGCTGGTGTTGTCGGTGGCTAGAGGGAAAGGTTCCGTCAGGTGGAAGATCAATAACTCTGAGAAGGGTACGGGAAACGTGGGCGTAAATGGCGCAACGATGCGGCGAATCGTCATATGCTTGCATTAAAGAGGAACACTGTAGTATGGCGCGCAGTATTCCTTGGAGGCGAATGATTGCGTCCTCACCGGCATTTCGGAAGTGACTGTATTGCAGAAGCAATTCGCGCGCCTCCGTCACTAACTG includes:
- a CDS encoding vacuolar transport protein 4A, putative codes for the protein MEDSFNLKKAEEAIQLVTEARELLLQYSHFRNAGEDAIIRLQGILRAILQCSSLMQAYDDSPHRCAIYAHVSRTLLRVIDLPPDGTFPSSHRQHQQLQQYEMEAKPSVSSCEQEVEELGAAILYPPGSVDGLKEHGNTNRVRWVDVSGCEDAIAALKRATVLPLRFPHLFQGKRHPPRHILLYGPPGTGKTLLAAAAAAEYAAPLLTVSSADILSKWIGDSERQVRRVFEVAASFPRCVLFLDEIDAIGGVRGGAGESEASRRVKTELLLRMQKSHVDGITLIAATNIPWGLDSAILRRFDQLVFVGLPPSAARFRLIVEELRHVPSELGEEDIQWLVNSTEGYSASDICRITRRAVMEPIQKISMAGYAKPIRPSTTTVSNSAPTDNELVSQKSSSGSPQYVLCDEDEEGARPIETVPTAALHVPAVCRENFECALREFPPTTTSEELEKFLKWRTGGK